GTATCTTCTATATAAAAACATGCACATATTTAATGGAATGATAACTTCTCGGAAACTATGGATTGGTATAAACTGCATTTTCTGACCTAAGTTAGAAAGTCATTATGAAATCCTTCCAGATATTGCCATGTGTTGATGTACTCTTTTACTAGGTTTTCTATTTTTATATGCCAAGGTCTGTGATATCTTGATTTATATTGGTCTGTTggatgaaaaacagaataaaataaaTTTCCCAAATATGTTCTTCTTTGTGATATTTTTACCGAAATTATGAGGATATGTAAAGCCATTGTGGTGGTGTTGTGATTTCTGTAAGGTTTTGAGTAAATGCATTCTTATTCACTGAAGTGAATGGTGAAATAaagcacaggggcttgtatcacTTAGACATAGTGGACATAGGTGTATAGACACTACCCTAGTAATATATAGAATAGGGTCTATATGCCAATATGACTTTCTGACACTATTTCCAAGCAATACTAGCCCCTGTGAAATGAAGCTCAAGGATATCCTTACCTGTCAGTAGGACATAACATTACATGATATGTATTTGCATTTCTCTAATCATATATTTATAGagttgccatgacaacacatAAAATTATACATACCAGTATAACATTTGTAAAGTGCCTGTAATATCCACCTTAAAGATGCTCAGTGGTGAATAGCACTGACATTATGAGCTTGTAATCTTGACTGGTTCACATCCATGAGGCAAACTAGTAGTTGATACCATGAATAACAATGATCAGCAGTTGGGTAGGATGACAAACAATCAGCAATGTCACAAGACATTATTTTAGAGTCAGTGTAGAAGGTGTAGCGTCAGTGAAGACTTAAGTGGTTTACTTCACTTGATCATCGTGTAGGCTGTCCATGTTACTCCACCTAAATTGTGGGGTCAAAGGGTTTACTCCTCACTCCTGCATTCCCaacattggtacagtgtgtgaaactcatttctggtgtctcttgtCGAgatttttctggaatattgctaaaagcagcataaaacccaactcactcgctGTCACTCCAGCTAAATGACAAGGGTCATCAAACGTTATGACTTATAAGCACAAAGTATCTTGACGTTTCTGTCTCCTGTTTTCAGTTAGTGGGGCCTTATCCGCAAAGCGTGAGTAGCATTAAGCCATACCTAAGTCAAAGATAAAGGATAGTGTTTTGATACAAGACAACCTTACGAACGCTTTGCGGAGCGGGACCTGGTTCTTGGATAAAATATAGGTCCCAAGTAACCTATCACACGTGTTAATTTATTGTCTGTCACCATAGCTCGATGGTAGGGAAGCGTGGAAGGGCCGCAGTGAACTTTATCTCATTTTCTCCTACCTAGGagatactatctcctacgtaggacatactatcaTCTACGAAGGACTTGCTATCTCCAacataggacttagtatctcgtGTAGGAGATGGTCgatatatatatcaatatgcAACAATCTGAAATGGCCGATTTAAATCCCCAGACACgcaaacaatgtcctgtttcactgtttcagtcactgtttaGAGCTTGCAGTCATAGTTTTTCATTCActtttagagtctacagttacagtatggttcaaaattattgagaatagctaaagcatttcatattattaaacgagaacaaatcagataaaattgaatgtattgtgaaagtgaactgaccttttcatgttgtgtaggtaacaatttaatattttatcaagtctccttgagcttcacggcacagtctaagacgggtaggcatacttcctatcagagaggttagtgtctcgtgagttatgctgtcccagtatcggaccacttctctcttcatgtcttcaatttttgtcaaccccttttgattcacacattccttcatcatcccccaaatgttctcaatgggattttagtcaggactatatgcaggaaatggtaatgcagtcacatttttctcctgaaaccactgcttggcatgttttgcggggtgtttaggatcattatcttgctgcaaaatccagtcatttccataaaacacatgtgcacttggaagcagaaaattatctaatatgttagtgtagcgttgacttgtcagatttccctcaaacacacacagcggggtcgttcctaataaggatatccctccccatacatgaaactttgggctgtatttaggtcgtcgatacaacggtgctgacgcagactttgtccatattttcacattattgggatatacccatattgagctttcatcagtaaaaatcacattttcccagtcaaagttttcatgtgccaaacaccactcaacacgcctgtctttatgttcttgtttcatgagaggagaaggaattccagtctttttctcccatccaagatcaatcaaatttcttctaactgtagattttgatacaactgttaatcccctttctatcatttcatacctgatgttggagatgcttgccctttgctttttagacgctaaaattcccagccggacgcgatctgagaagtccaattttctgggtctccctgctcctttctggtgccccaaatcctttccctctttaaaattcttcctaatcctatacacagtagaaagaggagttcctgttctctctgccaatgtatttacatcatcaattccttgattacacaactgaaaaatcaaccttcttttatcttcagcagacattgttgacagtgctgaggaaaatgacgtctgctacaaattcaggggaggtaactctaattgtactatactcagtaggccaagatgagttacctcccttataccattacttagttttaagtatcagtgaatcagttgaggtgttaggatagctcaaagtaagaagaaaaattctcaataattatgaaccagactatatgtgttacatttaccattagagtctaAAATCATGTGATTCATTCACTATAAGTCTACTAtttccttcaccattagactCATGTGTTCAACTAATTGTTGCACGTTACTGTCATGTGTTGGACCGACCGTTGTACTTTACTGCATCGCGGTCAGTTTGCTGCACTGTTACGCGTTGCATTTAGTTCGTTGTTATATGTCGCACTTCGTTGCACTCTACTGTTATCTTGGTTATGTGAtggatatttcagaggtcgttgcaCATGAGTCATAATTTGCGTGCACAGACCTGTCTTAGACTATCGGTGGCAATGTATTCGTACTTATTCCCTTACTGTTATACAAACAACTATAATGACAATTTATTGCCTTTACGAATTTCGTAGtgttctacgccgcactcaatacTTTTACTCTCCGGACAAGTCAACTTGTGAACAATCACCAATAAAACAAACCGCAAACTATCCAAACCCTAGTCCCATCTGAAGATAAGCAAAAACGTACGGAGGGCGTGTTATATTCAGAATTTCATGTCAGCACCTTACCCTACCCCCCATCCCCCTCTGTAGTgcgtgtgagagagtgagtgagtggatgacaGGATTGTGTATGAATACCCAAATCTCcataactgcaattagatcaagGTCCACGTCAGCCTAACGCAACATTCACAAAAACACTGTATagtgacactgagttaatgtCATGAATATTCACTGACTTGCATTTCAACGCCCTGCATAACCAGCTCAGCTTAATAACCATACTTCACAATCCGAAACCTAAAAGGGATACATTAAGCCATaggtaggacttactatctcctacgaaCGAATTAATGTCCTGATAGGACGTCCTACGTATTAGAtggtatgtcctacgtaggagatagtaagtcctacgtaggagatactactCGAGACAttaagttctacgtaggagatactaagtaatagtgagtgagtttagttttacgacgcactcagcaatattccagctatatggcggtggtctgtaaataatcgagtctggaccagacaatccagtgatcaacaacatgagcatcgatctgcactattgggaaccgatgacatgtgtcaaccgagtcagcgagtctgaccacccgatcccgttagtcacctcttacgacaagctgagtcgccttttatggcaaacatgggttgctggaggcctattctaccttcacgggtctactaAGTAATAAGTCCGACGTCTGTGCGGGCTCAACAGACGTAGGAGAAATtatgtcctacgtagaagatactaaattctacgtaggagatacttaGTCCTACGAAGGAGTTAATGaaactaaaaatatttttcaccgtggccctaccACCCTTCCGTAAGATGGCGTGGATCGTTGTGTGACAATATCAGtgactggattgtgtggtccaggctcgattactcGTTTGTTATATGATCGTTGAAATTCGGATGAGAATGAAGTGTGTGcgctcacgcacgcacgcacgcacgcacgcacgcacgcacgcacgcacgcacacattcTCCTGTATCCGTTGCTGACTCGAATCGTCATGTGGATGGAATACTGCCGATAGTGGCGTTACACAACGCCAAACAAACTTCATCTACATTGTAAGATTTCAAAGGAGTTAAAACCCTCATCATAAAACACATCTGTCACGCGAATCCAGAGGGAAGATGCGTCTCGCCATTTGAAGCAGACTAATACATATAAAATTTGATTGGTGACCAATGTCGATGTGTAACAGAACGCtgtgtaaaatgttttcatgaaatatagtAGCCAAAcgcaatatatttgttttatccTGGCAGGATGCCTGTTTAGTGCACCCCAGCATTTCGAAAACAATATCCGTACTCGCCAAAATAGAAACCCTAATTCCGAAGTGTttttaaagacaacatgcaaaagTTTCATGGGGAAAATGCAGGGAATGAGTTTCTTCCGTTCCCCCATATTTTTTCTTACGCAGATCAATACAGGTAACACTAAGTGATTCAACCCTATATATTGTACTTAGTTTGAGGGCTTCTAGTTAAATTTATTTTTGTGAGTCCTcaagtaattgttgtgttaggttttgttagtacttctagtatatatcaatttacaaatattatttgggatgggggaGCGCGAGGAGCACATACCTCCAGTAGAGAGAGCTAAATATGGAGGTGGAGAATGGACTATGGTCCTGTATTTAgtaaaaattacaaactgaacGAAATACTAATGATTTGGAGAACACAGTCTCAAGTGTTGATGCCCATGGATTCACCCAGTAATCTCGTGGTCAACGTGCGCTACGCTCAAGCGTGTGATGCGATAACCCCTTTGCACGTGCCAAACTGAGCAATTAACGCCCCtggttgtaaacacagtgtgatGGTATGTCAATTACCAGCATTGTCGAGACAGAAGTCAGATTGAGTGACAAGCCTTATAGTTTTTCTATTGACAACCACCCAAGCTGTTATAGGAAACCCTGAGTGAGTGATGCCAGCTCAAATGTCACGCTTCTCCGATACATAACATATGGTGTCGACTGGTGGCTGTATTGGTTGCCTGCAAAAGGTCATCCAGTCCAAAGTTGACTCTCCCATAGGTAAGAACTGTTTCCAACCTGCGCGAATTCTAAATGCCCTGAAGAGCTCGTTaatcaacatattttaattTAGAAAGTCACGTACATTGGTGTTGCAAAGGAAGCTCAGAAAAAATGTGATTCGCTGATCGAAATTGAACGCATTTTGAAAGAACAGAATCGGTACTTCCCTCACCAAAACAAATTCAAGGCATATGCTGGTTGCATGGTTGTGTTGGAATGGAGATTTCGAACACTGACACATGCACTCTAGTGGATTTGTAATTCATATTTTCTCTTTGGAAAATTATCATAGTTACATCGGAAGTCATCTTCTGTTGATTACGTCATATCATTTTCATCAAAATTCTTTCACCCGGAAGTCGATCTTTGTGCCACCAGCTGCTGTCGTCTGAGATTGGACTTGTTATGGGTACACATGTGTATTTGTAGTACATCCGAAATAATCTACCCCACCATCCTTGTTACGTATGTAAGAGCATGGCAATGTTTGCTAGATGTGTGTAGTCATGATTTGAGTTCAACTGTCAGTCAAAATATAACTACGAGTGTGTTTATTGGCAGCTACAAACCGCGTACAGACAGGATGAGTCACGAGGAGGTCAGTGTTGGGGAGATCCACGGCTTTGACCATGACTTTGATCCGCAAGTAGACCGGAAGTACCAGTGTCCGATCTGTCTGGCCGTGTTACGGGAAGCAGTTCAGACTTCATGTGGTCACAGGTTCTGCGAAGAGTGTCTGAAAGGCGTCATCAAGTGAGCGTTGATTTTTCCAGagattcatttcatatctgcagACCTTGTATCTAGTCGTAAAGATCCAAGTAACCCACGTGGTATTTTCACTTTAACGCACTACTGCAATAAACCGATAATCAAGCATCAACAATAGTTGTCAACCTTGATCTTAAATGTTAGGCTCATGTACATTTAATGTCTTCTGATTCATAGGGCAAGAACGTGTGCCAAGTGTCCAGTAGACAACAGATGGTTCAGAGTTCGAGGGGAAGTAAGATTTATTGAGTAACAGTTACACGATTCAGTTGATTCAGTTGCACCATGTATGTTGGTGAGATCCCTCCTGAAATGCCCGTTAATGTTTTGCTAACTTGTCTGTTTTTATTAATACCGACATTGCGACAAATACATTGCATGTTTAATTAAGAACTGTCAGCAACGGTGACCTCAGATGAGAATATTCGTAACTTTACGCTGAAGGCATGTTGTCCCTTGTTTCTGACACTTCTTGAATTGTACGTccatgctcattctgttgaagatccgagttagactTGTCCTGCAGCAAACAATACTTGTCTGCATGAGAGGCGAATAATCGGATCGGATGTTAGGATCTTATCCCATCGTTGCATAGATAGATGCTGATGACCACTGGGCTGTCTAGTGATATTCTATTATATAGCTTGactatattattatattattatatagctggactattgctgaaggCAGAGTTATATAGCTTGACTATATTATTATATTCttatatagctggactattgctgaaggCAGAGTTATATAGCTTGactatattattatattattatatagctggactattgctgaaggCAGCGTTACCACTCAAAGCGATTTTAGATTTAAATCTGCTTTGAAGAAAGTGTTATATTCCAACGCGGATCGACGTTCAGTTGGTACAGATGTTGTAGAGCAGTGTGACAGAAGTTACttcatctgtgtcagtgactagAGGTCTGTTCAGTGTGTGTGGAAGTATACCTGTGCTTCATTATGGTATTTCTTTTATGTGATTAGTATATCGACACTGTCGTTGCTGCCAGGTGTTTCCCGACATCGCCACACGACGTGAAATCTTGTCCTTGACAGTCAAGTGCGACTACAGCAAAGGCGATGACCGATGTCAGTGGAAGGGCGAACTCCGAGAACTCCAGGTGAGCCTGTGACGCCACGGCAAATTAGTCTTCACGTGTAGTTCAAGGGAGACTATCCAGCTGATCGTGATTTCACCAGACATGTCTTACCACTTTGAACTCACAACACTTAAAAATAATGTGAATGAACTAgaattacataaatacataagcTCACTCAGTATTCACACCCCACGAATCCTGGTGTTCACATCCCGCAAATGCGGTTACAAACTATTAAGAATTCATCTGTAACATGGTGTAAGGGGTTTATATCTTTATACTTTTGGAAGGATTTCCGCCCGTAACCCccttttttgttttaaattcattctATGTCTTGTAATAGATGGTTTTATAGAAGGCCTACCCCCATACCTAACCCTAATCCTAACACTAAACCCAACATAATGTTAAATCTAAACCCTAAACCCTATCCCCTAGAAACAATCATAATAAACCGATTACATTTCAAGCGGGGGTTACGGGTGGAACTCTTGCCATATTTGTTGGCTTCTATTTCGATTTGGCTTATAAAACACGTTTAGAATTGGTACTGGGTCTAGAAGATCCTGTTTATAATTATTGGTATTCAGCAGCTTATGCTAACCTGTTCGGTGGGTCACGGTCGGCGACTTGGCAGAATTGCGTTTATCGATTTTCATTGTCAATCACTCGATTATTGATACACCTCCGCCATGAAGATGTATAAGTGGCATGTTGCCGAGCGAGGCAAAAATTTTATACTTGACTCCTATATCTTATATTTTGACCAGTTTCACACTTTTCCTATTGTACATGAATACTGCTTGCACTTAAACGTCAGTTTGATGATGGCATCCTCCACCTTTTTGTACCTTTTAGGAGCACAAAGACACCTGCCAAATGGCCCCAATACCTTGCGAGTACAGTTGTGGACTGACGGTGACCCGAGGCGAAGTGGCCGTCCACATGGCGACTTGCAGGAGAAGGCCGGTCGCGTGTGACCACTGCCAGATCACATTGGCACTAGCTGACAGACCGGTAAATTACTTTGAAACTAGACTGTattacagtccctgaaccatattattttccctgccTCCGAGCCCTCACTGCAGTGCAAAATCCCAAAGAAAGCAAATTAGATTTATTCTGGTTCTGAATGTCTCACTAGCTAGAGCACCTTTTCAATTTATTGTTActatcgacccgtgaagatcggagatagaataggtcttcagcaacccatgcttcccacaAAAGGCGACGatggttgttgtaagaggcggctaactggatcgcctcgctgacttggttgacctgtcattggtttccagttgcgcagatctatgttcatgctgtcgatctCTTGATTGCCtgatccacactcgattatttacaggacgccgccacatagctggaacattgctgagtgcggtgtaaaactaaactcgccattggtactgtcaaaattatgtactttcagaaactaagcattagtctacctTGAAACCAGCGATTCGTCACACATTTTTCCTGCATAGTCCAGACATTTCGTCCGCGGAGATTGGTTTTAGAAACTATCTTAGACACCCCACTTCGAGGCGTCTATTGCTCATGTAAGAGGCAAGTAACGAGCTTGTCAGCTGCCTGGCTGCCATGATTGGTCCTGTCTGGGCtagacagtcaagtgattggCCACTATATATCCTGTccaatcacttgactgtctaGCCCAGACAGGATCATTTAAAGACACCGCCTCAAAGCTGGAATATAAGACAAACCTAATCTGATATCTAAAACGTGTTTAGAACACTGACGTTGGTGTATATAATTATTTACACGATTTAAAAACAGCAGGTGACATGAACcacatttacatatttacaactCCTTTCAAAGCATTTGCCTAAACCGACTTCAAATAAAGTGCATTGATACAATCAAGGCATGTCTACTAACGTATTGCAAGTGTATTGAGACGCACTTAAAGTTAATTCTTTAATATTCTGTGTGAAGATGCACCACCTGCTGGAGTGTGAAAAGTTCCCGGTGACGTGTACGGTGTGTGGAGCTGTCGGCATTCTCCGGAAGAACATCCCGGACCACATCGAGCAGGACTGCCCTCTGGTAGAGGTTAAATGTACCTTCCACAGACTAGGGTGCAAGGCCGAGGTATGTCACACAAGACACAGAGAGGTGCATGTATTTCATATCAGTGGGGTTTACAGTGTTAAATACTCTCGTAACCCATGTCATTAATGCAAAGACAAAGCGGCCCATGCAAGTACCAAATAAAGCATGCAACTACTCAAAGCCTGAAGTAACGCAGCACTTacactaacagctagtctctgaaatgaacatattttactgaaaaaacgttcatagtgaaaaaaataatgtaatgaaatggagccctgagacagacttgccacattttctagacttgcgtgggctttcttggatatttatacttcagggtctgtacggcaGACAACGCAGCACTGTATGTTAGGGTAATGGTCTTTCATTCATCGTGTTTTAAGGGCAGTGGGGGAGCtcattggttaaagcgttcgctcatcacgctggtTGCCCACATTGTGATGCACATTTCTGGCGTCctctttctggtgttccctgctatgattgtgcttaaatattgctaaaagcggcgtatgaAACATAAGTCACTCGTACGAATTTGATACATATGAATACATATGAAACTTTGAAAACGTTGAATGAGATTTAAGCATTGACAGTTTCATATCTTGATCTTCCTGTAATGGAAGTATGTCAGATGTATACTTCTGATCTCCTTGCAGGAAAACCTGATCTCTCTTGCAGGAAAAGCGGCAGAACCTGGAGAAGCACAACAAAGAGTGCTGGCAGCAACACCTGGCCTTGATGGCCGAAAACGAGCTCCATCTGCGCTCTGAGATGCAGAAGTTACGAATCACAGTCGAGTCTCTCTCTAACGATGTGGAAGATCTTAAAGAGTGAGTGCAGATCCAATTGTCCGTTTTACGAGGTGGTGAGGTACTGTAAACTGGTTTGTCCTTGACTAGCGTTTCTCGTTGTTTAATGAACCTGTCGAGTTTCAGTGAAGTacattcatttcagagactagctatTAGTCTAGGGTTTCACCAAACTGAAGATATGCATCCCTTCAGCTGACAAGAGGTATGACGAGACAAGCGACATTGAACCCATCTCGCTCACTGAGTTAATGTCTATAACTCGATGTTTCAGTCTGGCCGTGAGACAAGAAGTCATCATGAAGGTGCAACGTCGACAGATACGAAAACTTCGTGGCGAATCCGCAAGTGATGCTGTTTCAACCACGTCGGACGAAGACGTCAACGATGCAGCGACGAACACCATCACAATGGAGCTAGATGACGACAGTGGTAACATCTCGTGATATGTGACTTGAATTTAGTCTGCAGTGTGTAGAGTTCTGAACACGGCAGCTCAACCATCACGCAGTGTAATGAGCTCTGCGGCAGtgatttacatatgtgtacctTGACATACCCAAAGGCTGGTTAATCTACTCAGGTTCTTAGAGCCGTCTTGCCATCCTTGTTAATTATAGCCATTTTTACTGAAGCAGTATTGAACCACTACAATGCGCAATGCCAGCGTATCTATACGTTTTCATCGGATTCATCTTCTTGGATGCTCCTCAGGGTCAGGATCCTTTGGAGGCTTGACCAGGCACACATCTTCACATGTATTTACTGTGAAAGTATATGAGTTCCGCTAGAAAGAAGTTAAAGGGGATCCAGATTGTCGTTGGTCTTTTATGACATTATCTATAATTTTGGCATGGAAGGTTAGCAATATAGCATTACTTTTAAGGAATTGGGTTACAATAAACTTCATTTGAGTAGTGTATGTACCTGCAACATTTAATAGTTCTATAAATACATGGTAGCCACATGTGAAATGGTGAACGTATTGCACTGCGTCAGGGTGTTTTCGAGATATATAACTGAACATCCGGGCGGCTCGTTTACAGGTggacagtctggaccagacaacccttggcgtaatattccagcaactggTATCGACCCACTGACTCTGCCCTTTGACAGTTCAGGGTGACAGTGCATTCTGGCCTAATGTAGTCTGACTTGACGTGTCGGACGGTTACAGGCGGGATGCGATGCCCATTCTTACCGAATGGTTGATCGATATTCTGGTATCCCAGCTGCTTTGATTGATGTTCATCGtctttcactggattgtctggttataTATATAGCCGGAATGAGACGTTAAGAGTGCTTATCGTAAACAGAGCTGGTTCCGTATTGTTACGAAGGTAAAGATGTACGAAGTGATTATAATGTGGGCCTCTGCTCAGTTTGTCAAACTTGTACTAAATGTATATAGAGAGGGATACCAAAATAGTGGGATAAATCAGCCGTGCCTTCGGCGATATCCCGTCGCCATGGATACCACGCCACACTATCTACTCATGTACTGTATATATTAACATACCGTTATAATAGGATCGTTTCATGCAAGCATGTGCAGTCTTGTTCTGCTGAAAGGTGGGTGTGCCAGAATACAATGGTAGAATAGTAGGATACAAAAGATACCCCCTTTATCATGCACACATATCACACTAGACGACACACCCAACTGACAAACCTATTGTCAGTTACGTAAGTTAACACACCAGTGACTGCTAGTAGCTGACAACATGCATGACTGCAGTTTCACTGTCCTGGGCTTTATAGATGATACACGTGAAGGAATGTGTTAGGTGCACTCCCTGTCGGTATTTGTATATTCAGAGCGAATATGAATTGGATTGTGGAAGTTTTTATCACCAGTCATAACAGCAGCACGTATGCCATACATTCAGTCATATCATAGTCTTGTACACATTTTGATCAGGACTGATATTCAGTGCATGCGTATTCTTCTAGCATATTATATTTTCGTAATAAAAATTGAATTCGTTAtggatgtgttgtgtgtttgtaCTTGTCTCAATTTCTGTAGAGTACCCGTCACCATCCAGAATGAAGGACAGCCACCCACCCGCACCCCTCCTATGGCACCCAGGAATATAGTTGACCAGCGAATTGTGAATTTGTCATTAATTATGGGGGTTAATATTTGCCATGATCATAGACTATATAATGTTCATTTTACAGCGGTTGAGACACCGGGAAATTAGGCGTGACGTACAACAACTTCTTGTTATAATGTTAATTAAACAGGAATGCTGTAGATATCAGGGCTATTTTCATTCTCAAGAGATTTATCTCAAGAGATTTATGGGTGGACTTGATACGTGAATTCCATAGGCTAACAGCTGCGTTCATGATA
The nucleotide sequence above comes from Haliotis asinina isolate JCU_RB_2024 chromosome 5, JCU_Hal_asi_v2, whole genome shotgun sequence. Encoded proteins:
- the LOC137284496 gene encoding TNF receptor-associated factor 6-like, coding for MSHEEVSVGEIHGFDHDFDPQVDRKYQCPICLAVLREAVQTSCGHRFCEECLKGVIKARTCAKCPVDNRWFRVRGEVFPDIATRREILSLTVKCDYSKGDDRCQWKGELRELQEHKDTCQMAPIPCEYSCGLTVTRGEVAVHMATCRRRPVACDHCQITLALADRPMHHLLECEKFPVTCTVCGAVGILRKNIPDHIEQDCPLVEVKCTFHRLGCKAEEKRQNLEKHNKECWQQHLALMAENELHLRSEMQKLRITVESLSNDVEDLKDLAVRQEVIMKVQRRQIRKLRGESASDAVSTTSDEDVNDAATNTITMELDDDSGNIS